The following nucleotide sequence is from Podospora bellae-mahoneyi strain CBS 112042 chromosome 1 map unlocalized CBS112042p_1, whole genome shotgun sequence.
TGATGCAGATGTGCAGCCTGGGTGTTGATGCGGCTCTCTAATCTGGTTGTATGATGCGGTCCTTGTGATGCGGCTCTGTGATACGGCTCTGTGATGTGGCTCCCTGATCCCACAACGCAGGGCATGTAGTCAAAATAAGGTTGATGATAGCATCAGATCAAGAGGCTGGAGGGAGTGTAACTTGCACAGTGTGGCAAGTAACGAAGGTAAAATGGAAAGCGAAGCGTCGTGGGTACTTTGTGCCTCCAGGATCGGAAGAATCTTCATCGTTGGTTGATAAAAACGGGATGGACTGCAGCTCTGTGGTGGAACTATGAAGATCAGTCGGTGGGTGTTAGTGCCGTAAACACTGAAGAAAAGGATTATTTTGAATGATCGGAGGTTTAAGCTGATGTACCGTTATGCCGAGCCTTCGTGGGGGTAGGATGGGCCGGGTACCTGACGCCGACGTGGTTGTGAATAGCGTCAACAATAGTAGGGTGTGATGTGTGATGCGGGTTCCCAgccgccttctttttgccATGGCGGTAGCTTTTTTGTCAAAACGGGAAGAGGCACGGCAAAGGTGCTTGATTTGTCCATTTTCTACATGCCACACCACCGTACAAGAGCCATGAGAAGTATATATCAAGATGCCTTAACTTgaacccaacccaaacaccaccgcccataTTCCCGCCGTAACTCCTTGCCTGCTTCCTGAAACTCATCTCCAAGCATTAAATCAAGTGTACACGCCATATCCCGGTCTCCTGTGTTGAGCCACCCATTGCATTAACCTTATCCACCAGGCAAACACGGCCTGAGGGTAGAAGTTGGACTAAAAAAGTACAGAGTAATACAACCTCCCACCGAAGAATCGAACAAAGCATCTTTACACAAGCATtgacaaaagaaaataaCAAGATCACCTCCAGGTACCATGTATCCTTCCTCTCCGCAACCCCGTCCTCTTCAGGCCAACATCCCCATTTACCATTAGACTCTTCCACCTTTTCCCTACACTAGATCTGTCTTTCCCCAGACTCCTCGCACAGTCCTGCCACTCTGACTTTGACAGCTTCAATTTCTCTAACACAAGCTCGACGAGGATTCGATCGTCTTCAGCAGACCATTTTGACCCGTCACCTTCTGTTACAGTATCAGTCCCTTCGCTCGTTGTGGGGTTATTGTCGACATATAGCCCGCTATGGTGCAAAGAGTGGTAGTCACCCCTCTCGAGACCCAAGGGGATGACCTCGGGGGCTATGCGGGAGCGCTTGGGGGTTTGCGGTGTTAGATCCTCTTCGGACTCCTCTGCTTCTGGTTCCACATCGCTGGATGTATCCTCCTCGCACCCCAAGTCATCGTCCACGGCGCGCCGACGTTTATTTGGCCCCCGGGAAGGATGCACCGGGGTGCGCTTCGCGATGCGCTTACGGGGcggggctgttgttggatCGGTCGcgctggaagaggaaggtgtgTCGTTTTTTCGCGATCGCAGACGGAGCTTCAGAGGGGCCGGCGCATGGGcgagtggtggtgtaggCAATTGCGCATGCGTTGTAGTGGGTGGAGTGATGGGTTCTATGGTGgcgggaggttggggggcaAGTGGCGCAGGGCTGGCTAGCAGATTATGAAGTGAACGACATGTAGAGAAGATATTGCCAACGGCGGTTTGTGTGGATATTTGTGGAGGGCttgcgggaggagaggcaaGGAGAGAAGCCTGGAGGCGCGTCAATGGCGGTTGTGACGAGTCGCATGCCAGCGCAGACGGGAGCAACATGGTGTTCTGTTGTGCGATAGGATGTTCGGGCTATAGGTTGACGGGCGGCAAAGAGGCAGATCTGGGCCGGCAGCGATATAAGAGGCGGTGGCTAAATGAACCCGAACCCGGGAAAGAGGACGGCGGTTTGGGTTTGCGACCAGAGCTCTGGAGGTCTGAGGAGGAATGCGCTGTGGGTTACAGGCAGTCTTGCCTTGCGAAACTAGTGCGCGACGGTGTTGGTGACCGAGTGATACGGGATTTGGTCTATACGGATCGTGGTActaggggtggtggtgatggcggttgaGGTGTCGGACAAAAAAGgtgtgaggaaggtgaggagaGTGATGGACGGGCCAGGAATAATGCGCCTGTAATAAGAAGTGGGATAGGGCGGGCAGGGGAGTTGATGGCAGGGGGCCGTAGCCGGTTCTTAACGGTGGGCCACATGACGACCACTCCCAGACCCCCTCTCCCTATCCCCAAGAACCCGGACAGGGACCGGCAGAGGGCGTGAGAGAAACTGCGAGAGGCTGCCGAAGGGCGGGTAGACCAATCAGGGAGGGTGTCTTCACCAGATGCAGCCCTCATGCAAGCACTCAAAAGAAGTACAAAAACGGAGGAGGGTCTTGAGTGCTATGGAAACAGATTGAGCGAGCTTTGATTCCATatctcaccctcctcttcccgctCCGAACCGTCAATGTTCTACTCATGCTGGTACTTTTTCTCTCAGAGCTTTGGAGGACACGCTCATCTCTTCACCTCGGCCTCTCTGACCTCAGCTCAAGGAGCCAGACGAGACCGAGAGAGTGGTATCCTGCCCTACATTGGTGCAAACAAGGGACTAGTTCTCTGGAGAGATCGTCAGGAGTGTTGAAGAGAAAGGGAGCACGAGGAGCTCTGCAACTTGGTTGAATAAGCAGGGCAGGGGAGGGCATCGTTGCAGAAGGGCAAAACCCCGCCGTGAGGCCGTTTCAATCTGATTTACTTCTCGCTCTCTCCTTCACCGGCCTTTCTTGACAGACAAGGCAAAAGGCGGGGTTGGACCCCCCACGTATCGAGGAGCATATGTAAGAGAGACGATGCTAGTCATCTGAAGAAGATGCAGCTGCCTGTGGATGTGGTGCTCCGGCTCCAGTGCCTGGGGAAGTTTGGCACCGCCCACCACCTCTGCCAAAGTGAATCCCGCCAGGGCAGTACTCCGTAGAATCTGGAAAGGAAACGACCGAGGGGTTAAACGCGTTAGACACGCGCAAAGACGCGCCCAAGACGCGTTACAGGCGGGTCCCAATTTAACGCAAAGTGTCCAACGCTTGTGTCATGGTGGGTTGGATGCAGGACTGATTGGCTGGCGGAAGAAACGGTCTTCGCCAAGTCCGGCAGCGGTGGGACCCTGGAGCCATCCATGTGCGCTTTGATCATTCTCTGGTTCGACGCACGCAGGAGGACTTGAGACTCGTCAAGTTGTGTGATCCTTCACGTgatccccttcaacctctcgtcccttttcttcccttGGTATGTTCTTGGGACAGCCATTGCAGATCCCCAACACTCGATCACGACTTTCAACCGATGTTCGTCTTCCAATGCCTTCTGCTCACACACTGGCCGGTCCCGAGATTGCATTCGATTCGCAGTTCCTCGCTGAGCAAACCCAGCTCTGATTGCCAATCTCCATATCTCTACCTCCCCTGTGGCCCAGGTGATGTTTGCGATATCGCCTTGCCTGTCACTTGAGACTTTGAGTTATGATTCTGGGCATTAGGTAGACTGTAGACTGAGCTGGGATCCTCTCTTTCGAGAGCATATCACACGGCATTGCCCATAGCTTGTTGCGAGCCGAGGCCACATCTCACATGCCCTTAACGGTCTCATTTCAAGCACTCGATCATGAAATGACTGCGCCTGGGAATGACGACGTGCTCTGTGGCCCGTCATAGGATGACTCGCCTTCAGTTGGCTTTGCCTCAGCACCGGCTACAAGAGGCGTCGTTTGCTCTCGATCTGAAGTCCCGGAGACTCATCAAGGCCCGAGAAGCTGCATGTCCTACAGAAACATGGCTCATGACCCGACATCTgatctttctttttgttgaggAGATGCCGAGCGCCCGAATGCG
It contains:
- a CDS encoding uncharacterized protein (EggNog:ENOG503P5RM; COG:S); its protein translation is MLLPSALACDSSQPPLTRLQASLLASPPASPPQISTQTAVGNIFSTCRSLHNLLASPAPLAPQPPATIEPITPPTTTHAQLPTPPLAHAPAPLKLRLRSRKNDTPSSSSATDPTTAPPRKRIAKRTPVHPSRGPNKRRRAVDDDLGCEEDTSSDVEPEAEESEEDLTPQTPKRSRIAPEVIPLGLERGDYHSLHHSGLYVDNNPTTSEGTDTVTEGDGSKWSAEDDRILVELVLEKLKLSKSEWQDCARSLGKDRSSVGKRWKSLMVNGDVGLKRTGLRRGRIHGTWR